A single region of the Marmota flaviventris isolate mMarFla1 chromosome 10, mMarFla1.hap1, whole genome shotgun sequence genome encodes:
- the Zmynd12 gene encoding zinc finger MYND domain-containing protein 12 isoform X1, with protein sequence MNVIYPLAVPKGRRLCCEVCEAPAERVCPACTVTYYCGVVHQKADWNSIHEKVCQLLIPLRTTMPFYNSEEERQHGLQQLQQRQKHLIEFCYTVAQKYLFEKKYAEAVPAALHSLRFRRSVYGLSSVELVPAYLLLSEASLGMGRIVQAEEYLSQAQWTVLKSTDCQNATQSLLHRNLGLLYIAKKNYEEARYHLANDIYFASCAFGTEDIRTSGGYFHLANTFYGLQKVDLADTLYTKVSKIWHKYLNEHYQVLSQAHVEQADLLRKRFVNDTGLDEAQEAEAIQILTSILSIRESTSDKAPEKTIFVLKTLVMLHYLMMNSSKAKEYAIQALNLAKKLELSDEEQSNIEELLHLISAEEEHPIT encoded by the exons ATGAACGTGATCTACCCACTGGCGGTGCCCAAAGGGCGCCGGCTCTGCTGCGAGGTGTGCGAAGCCCCAGCCGAGCGAGTGTGCCCTGCCTGCACAGTCACTTATTACTG TGGTGTGGTGCATCAAAAAGCTGACTGGAATAGCATCCATGAGAAGGTATGTCAGCTCCTGATTCCATTGCGCACTACCATGCCCTTCTATAATTCAGAGGAAGAACGGCAGCATGGCTTGCAGCAGCTACAGCAGCGACAG AAGCATTTGATTGAATTCTGCTACACTGTTGCCCAGAAgtatctttttgaaaaaaaatatgcagaagCTGTTCCAGCAGCTTTGCATTCCCTTCGCTTCCGCCGGAGTGTGTACGGCCTGAGTTCAGTAGAGCTCGTGCCTGCTTACCTGCTAttgtctgaggccagccttg GTATGGGCCGGATTGTTCAGGCTGAAGAATACCTATCCCAAGCCCAGTGGACAGTCCTCAAGTCAACTGACTGTCAAAATGCAACACAGTCATTACTGCATCGGAACCTGGGACTTCTCTACATAGCCAAGAAGAACTATGAAGAAGCCCGATATCATCTGGCCAATGat ATTTATTTTGCCAGTTGTGCATTTGGAACAGAGGACATCAGGACCTCAGGAGGCTACTTCCACTTGGCTAATACCTTCTATGGTCTTCAAAAAGTGGACCTAGCAGACACATTGTACACTAAG GTCTCAAAGATCTGgcataaatatttgaatgaacaCTATCAAGTCCTCTCACAGGCTCATGTAGAACAAGCAGACTTACTGCGCAAACGATTTGTGAATGACACTGGCTTGG ATGAAGCCCAGGAAGCAGAAGCCATTCAGATCCTGACTTCAATCTTGAGCATTCGAGAATCAACTTCTGACAAAGCTCCTGAAAAGACTATCTTTGTTCTGAAAACCTTGGTCATGCTTCACTACCTGATGATGAATTCTTCCAAGGCAA AAGAATATGCCATACAAGCCCTCAATCTGGCCAAAAAACTGGAACTCAGTGACGAAGAGCAAAGCAACATTGAAGAATTACTACACCTCATCTCAGCTGAAGAAGAGCATCCCATTACTTAG
- the Zmynd12 gene encoding zinc finger MYND domain-containing protein 12 isoform X2, protein MPFYNSEEERQHGLQQLQQRQKHLIEFCYTVAQKYLFEKKYAEAVPAALHSLRFRRSVYGLSSVELVPAYLLLSEASLGMGRIVQAEEYLSQAQWTVLKSTDCQNATQSLLHRNLGLLYIAKKNYEEARYHLANDIYFASCAFGTEDIRTSGGYFHLANTFYGLQKVDLADTLYTKVSKIWHKYLNEHYQVLSQAHVEQADLLRKRFVNDTGLDEAQEAEAIQILTSILSIRESTSDKAPEKTIFVLKTLVMLHYLMMNSSKAKEYAIQALNLAKKLELSDEEQSNIEELLHLISAEEEHPIT, encoded by the exons ATGCCCTTCTATAATTCAGAGGAAGAACGGCAGCATGGCTTGCAGCAGCTACAGCAGCGACAG AAGCATTTGATTGAATTCTGCTACACTGTTGCCCAGAAgtatctttttgaaaaaaaatatgcagaagCTGTTCCAGCAGCTTTGCATTCCCTTCGCTTCCGCCGGAGTGTGTACGGCCTGAGTTCAGTAGAGCTCGTGCCTGCTTACCTGCTAttgtctgaggccagccttg GTATGGGCCGGATTGTTCAGGCTGAAGAATACCTATCCCAAGCCCAGTGGACAGTCCTCAAGTCAACTGACTGTCAAAATGCAACACAGTCATTACTGCATCGGAACCTGGGACTTCTCTACATAGCCAAGAAGAACTATGAAGAAGCCCGATATCATCTGGCCAATGat ATTTATTTTGCCAGTTGTGCATTTGGAACAGAGGACATCAGGACCTCAGGAGGCTACTTCCACTTGGCTAATACCTTCTATGGTCTTCAAAAAGTGGACCTAGCAGACACATTGTACACTAAG GTCTCAAAGATCTGgcataaatatttgaatgaacaCTATCAAGTCCTCTCACAGGCTCATGTAGAACAAGCAGACTTACTGCGCAAACGATTTGTGAATGACACTGGCTTGG ATGAAGCCCAGGAAGCAGAAGCCATTCAGATCCTGACTTCAATCTTGAGCATTCGAGAATCAACTTCTGACAAAGCTCCTGAAAAGACTATCTTTGTTCTGAAAACCTTGGTCATGCTTCACTACCTGATGATGAATTCTTCCAAGGCAA AAGAATATGCCATACAAGCCCTCAATCTGGCCAAAAAACTGGAACTCAGTGACGAAGAGCAAAGCAACATTGAAGAATTACTACACCTCATCTCAGCTGAAGAAGAGCATCCCATTACTTAG